A window from Gossypium raimondii isolate GPD5lz chromosome 7, ASM2569854v1, whole genome shotgun sequence encodes these proteins:
- the LOC105801256 gene encoding glucan endo-1,3-beta-glucosidase 2, with translation MAWLLILVLVFAVSQATADEEPYIGVNIGTDLSIMPHPTQVVALLKAQQIRHIRLYDADRGMLVALANSGIRVMVSIPNEQLLGIGQSNSTAANWVSRNIVAHYPATNITAICVGSEVLTTLPNAARILVNAMKFIHSALVASNLDNQIKVSSPLASSIILDSFPPSQAFFNRSWNPVLVPMLNFLQSTGSYLMLNIYPYYDYMQSNGVIPLDYALFKPLSPTKEAVDANTLVHYSNVFDAMVDATYFAMAFLNFTNIPVIVTETGWPSKGDSNEPDATMENANTYNSNLIRHVMNKTGTPKRPGIAVSTYIYELYNEDLKPGPSSEKNWGLFDANGDPIYILRLTDSGSLLANDTTNQTYCTAKEGADPKMLQAALDWACGPGKVDCSPLLQGKPCYEPDNVIAHATYAFDTYYHRMGKTSDACDFNGVADITTTDPSHGSCIFPGSLGRNGTMVNITAPSMNSTTSDSPGWSIYGRGGFGSMLLVIKVMVWSLILL, from the exons ATGGCTTGGCTTCTTATTCTTGTTCTTGTTTTCGCCGTTTCTCAAGCAACAGCTGATGAAG AACCATATATTGGAGTGAATATAGGGACAGATCTATCAATCATGCCCCACCCAACTCAAGTGGTTGCTCTTCTTAAAGCTCAGCAAATCCGACACATTAGACTGTACGATGCAGACCGAGGTATGCTAGTTGCTCTTGCAAATTCTGGCATTCGAGTTATGGTTTCCATCCCCAATGAGCAACTTCTCGGCATTGGCCAATCGAATTCCACTGCAGCTAATTGGGTCTCTCGGAACATCGTTGCACATTATCCAGCAACCAACATCACGGCAATTTGTGTTGGTTCCGAGGTTTTGACTACTCTTCCTAATGCAGCACGGATACTTGTCAATGCCATGAAGTTCATTCACTCGGCCCTTGTGGCATCGAATTTAGACAaccaaatcaaagtttcatCACCTCTTGCTTCGTCCATAATCCTTGATTCTTTCCCACCTTCCCAAGCCTTCTTCAATCGCTCGTGGAATCCGGTTTTGGTCCCTATGCTTAATTTCTTGCAGTCGACAGGGTCGTATCTCATGCTTAACATATACCCTTACTATGACTATATGCAATCAAATGGTGTGATTCCACTAGACTATGCACTTTTCAAGCCTCTCTCTCCGACTAAGGAAGCTGTGGACGCTAACACACTTGTCCACTACTCCAATGTCTTCGATGCAATGGTTGATGCTACATATTTTGCCATGGCTTTTCTGAATTTCACTAACATTCCTGTTATAGTGACTGAAACTGGCTGGCCATCAAAAGGTGATTCCAACGAACCAGATGCAACAATGGAGAACGCCAACACTTATAACAGCAACTTGATCCGCCATGTGATGAACAAAACAGGAACTCCTAAGCGCCCAGGAATTGCTGTCAGTACTTACATCTATGAGCTCTATAATGAGGACTTGAAACCAGGGCCAAGCTCTGAGAAGAATTGGGGATTGTTCGATGCAAATGGTGACCCTATTTATATACTACGTTTGACTGATTCTGGGTCATTGCTAGCAAACGATACCACAAACCAAACTTATTGCACTGCAAAGGAAGGGGCTGATCCGAAGATGTTGCAAGCTGCTTTAGATTGGGCGTGTGGACCTGGAAAAGTTGATTGTTCACCATTGTTGCAAGGAAAACCTTGTTATGAGCCAGATAATGTGATTGCACACGCAACTTACGCATTCGACACTTACTATCACAGGATGGGGAAGACTTCGGACGCATGTGACTTCAATGGGGTTGCAGATATTACGACAACAGATCCCA GTCATGGATCTTGTATTTTTCCAGGAAG CCTCGGCAGGAATGGGACCATGGTAAATATAACAGCACCATCGATGAATTCAACGACTTCGGATTCACCGGGTTGGAGCATTTATGGCAGAGGAGGGTTTGGTAGCATGTTATTGGTAATCAAAGTTATGGTGTGGAGCTTAATATTGTTGTAG